From the Kwoniella dendrophila CBS 6074 chromosome 8, complete sequence genome, the window GAACGGGTCCATGACGAGACACAAATCAAGCGGACGCAACTCACTGGAGAATCACAGATTGTTCTTATGCTTTCGAATCTATTTAATGTAATATTTCGGTATAGCTTTCTTGCGCCAATTTCGAAAttggttgatgaagttcGCATTAAGCTGGAGATGTCTTTTTCATCGAGAATCGATAAAATCAAGTATTGAACGGGTTCAATCGAGAGAAAGTTGTCTAGGCTGGTCGACATGATGTTTGAGAAGGGGATCCAAATGTAGGTAATATTCTGATCGATGTTTGTACTCGAAAAAATAAAGGTTATGCAGaagattgttgatatatgTGAAGAAGTGAGAAGTACGATAGTGAAGAAATGGAGACCAAggaaaaagaggaagagaacGTGATGGTAAAGGGATTTTGAACAGTTGACGTGTGAGATGTTGgattctaaagcttttgaCCGAAAGGACCCTTTTTTTGTGTGTTTTGTTGAATCAATCATCTACATTGCCATACTGTACAAGTGATGTCATATCCCCCATATCTATTCGGATTGTACTGATTTCATCTATCTATACCTAATCTATCATCCATTCTAGGATACTATCATGATCAATAAACCATGGATACTGTTCCTTCGTCAATTCGATAATCCTATCTAAAAAAGTTCTTCCCAATATCAGACTAACATCTTCTAAGCAATCTGGTCTTGTACAGGGATCATCGTTGTATAGATCATCACTCAAAACTTCCAGAACCACTCTGAATTCTTGTTGATGGATTGATGTCATGAATTTTTCCCAATCCACCAAACGATACACTACGTTGGCAATTTGACGAACATAAAGTTTTTCGTGtcgaatttgattttttgctAATCCAACATTAGGTTCATAATATAAAAGTAGGTACAATTGTCTCAAGTTTTTCAATATTTTGACTTCTTTCCTGATAGGAATTATAGGTTCCAATTCCGTTTCAGTTTGACTTTGGTTTGTTTGATATCTCCAATCCGCTGTTATAGGACAATCTCGTTTAACTATGATTGAAGCGAATTCTAATGATTCGAATCGGGTCCAGTCCAAGCTCTGATATAAATCTTCGAATGTGTATTCGACAGACTCATAATCACCTGAAACTTCAAAGCCGGTCAAATTGTTATTGAACAACTGTAGCAActcaggtaaatctttatcCTGTCCAACGCCTTGTAGTGAGATAGGTGATTGATAACCCTCCTTCACCAGTTCAACAAATGCATCAGTGACCATCCGATTCGGCATTCTAGATTCATTTCTCAAATTTTCTAATATTGGTTTACCATTGTAAAATCTAATTCTGTCGATCAAGGTATTTTTCATtcttatatatctttcgTTGTCATCCAAGATATGTTCaaaatttctttcatttataGTTAAACCAAGCTTCCATATTTGCTTCCATGTTTCTGGAATGTTGTATTTAGAataaagaaaagattttGGTTCTAATGGTAAATCCTCGCTATCGTGATATTCGAAAAGGTATTTGCGATTTCCATCGTCGTCTACCTCATGGGATAATTGCCAGGGGTGATAGGCCAGCTTGATGATGTTAGGGTAGGTTTCATATAGTTTTTGTAAATTAGAGATATTATGCCTGTCAAAAAAATCATGAGACCCGAGCTCGAGGATTTTGACGGCGTTGAGGTATATGGCCCGTCTTTGCTGGATTAGAGGTGGATTAGCAGGATTTGGCGAAGACGAAAATATAACAATGTACAAGCCAACATCAAGTTACTTACCATAGAATTACAGCTCTTCAGCAGTCGATCATGTCGCCATTTCGAGGACTTTGACCAAACTCGTTTGGTCACCTCCTCAAAAGAGGATAATGAGACTTGAGCTAGAGTGGGGAGGCTTTCGGCAGATGATTCCTTAATGATAGCATTACGTAGTTCAGGTATTGACCACACTGTCGCGCTTGACGAAGGCGGTGTACTTCTTGTTCTAAGAGCATTATCACTCATACCGATTAATGATTGGTATAAATCCGGTTCGAGCTGAAAGTATAGTagcaagaagaaatagataacAGTCCAGAAAACCACATAACTTATAATATATGATATCAGCCTTAAGGTTATCAATGACGTGCCTATATGCAATTGCGTCAAGAACTCGGTAAAATGTGCACTTCTTTGGTGGAGCTCGCCGCTGGAGAAGTCAGGGGAATCGGAATAACCGATAATAACCGCATTCACCCGTCGGCAATCTCTTAATTGAGATAACCTCGTCAAACCAAGAAGTTAACTGCATCTCGAATCTCAAAACCGACTTTATGCTCCACTATATGATCCATCAATTTACCTACAACACCTAATTAGAAGAACTGCTCTAACTTCTCATCACATCCTGATATACAATGAAAGCCGTAATACAGAAAGTTTTCTCGGCAAATAACGTCGTAGATGGTCAAACCGTTAGTTCAATAGGTAAAGGATTATTGGTGCTCGTTGGTATAGGTAGAGGTGAGGTATTTAACCAGAATTACAAGAGATCTCCTATCTAGGAGTGCCTCTTGTAAATACAGTAGATCAGCCAATGGACTAATCATGTCTCTTTGCTCTTCACACCACTGCGCTatagaggatgaagaagccGATAGAGCAGcgataatcaagaaaatacTGAATATCAAACtgtttgaagaagaagatggatcattATGGAAAAAGAGCGTCCAAGAAATAGACGGAGAGGTACTCTGTGGTAAGTTGATCTCCCATATTCACCTGTTATCAACCATCGCACCCAGATGTGCTACCTTATTACCTAGCTAAGCTGACACCATGCATAGTGTCGCAATTTACTCTTTATGCTGGTTTCAATAAAGGTGCAAAACCAGGTAAGTTGTTTCTTTATTCCACTCAATCATCTATTTCGCCTTCGTTGTACACATAGGCTCCACAGAATACTGATCATATTGCCAACTATAGAATTTCGTACTGCTATGGTAAGTTTTACTTTAACTCGAGAATCGAATATGAGGTCTAAATCAAACGCATATATGGAAGAATACTCCGAGCTGATAACCATCACGAATTTTCTTATAGACACCGGCAGATAGTAAAGTATTTTTTGATGCATTTTTGGAGGAGATAAAAGCTGCATATAAACCTGACAAGATCCAACGTGAGCATTTGACAATGACGGTTGATTATCCTATGTATGAAAATGTAAGAGTATAGCTGATTTGGGTCACTACTCATCTAGAAAACATATTCGGATCAACGGGGACTGTATCTCTAGTAAATGACGTATGTTATCATGCATTATACGAGTGAAAGTATGAACGCTAATTAACAGAACGTTGAACCTCGATCATATAACAAAGGGACCTACAACAATCTTACTGGATAGTACAGATATgggtaaaaaatcaaaatcaaattcagcttccGCTTCAGCTTCCGGTACTTCAACACCAGCTGTTGTAGATCCTGAGGCTATAGCGCAGAAAAAGCTTCAAGTTCTAGCGGCAAAAGCTAAGAAGAAAGCAGAATGGGAAGCAAAGAAAGAATCCATAAAAGCTGGTCAGATAGATCAGACGGAGGTTAAGCAGGATGAGGCGTTGGTGAAGATCGCGAATCAACTCAAGTTGGAAGACGAAAGTAAGCAATAAAAGCAATGGACTGATCCTTAACTTTGGTAACGGATATTCTTAAATGTAAATGCATACAATCATTATCTCATATGCATCAACAAGATAAACATATTTGATATGGTTGCGAACGTTTCTCCACACCCTGGAACAAAGGTATTACGGAGTACCTGCCCAACGATGAAATACAAATCTTTGGTGACCTTTAAAATTCACTTTCAGCTTttcaatcaatctatcttCGAATGATTGTTGAAGATCATCACTCCAAAGAACTTCCCTCTCATAACCACCACTTGTTTGTCCGTGTATACCTTTTACTGTTAGATATAAAGGTTTTCCATTGGAAGCATCCATTATATATGACCGTTGCCAATCAAACAATGGATAAATACAATCAGCTATTTGTCTTACATACCACATTTCTTTTTTGagttcagcttttgataattcacaaTCAGGCGGATAAATGAACGTtaaattgaaatttcttATCTTGACCAATGATTtagatttcaattcttttcgTATCGGAATTTTGATTCTAGTAGAAATGgaattatttgatattcttgagCGTGTATTATATGTTTTCGTATTTTTTGCTTCATTTCTTTTTACTAATTTTGGATTTCTCTTAcaagatatatcaaaatatattatattttcaagTTCATCCCAATTTAActtttcatatatatcttcaaaaATGAATTGTGTATTTTCATAATTAAATGATTTTGCCGTAAAATattctaatttatctttaaaaAGGTATAACAGATCGGTCAAATCCAAATCGGGTTGAGTTAGATGTAACACTTTTGGCGCTTGAAAACCTTGTCGAAATAAAACTTGAAAAATGTCAATCAAAATTTTGATTGGAATTTCAGGATGTATAATAAATATCTGTTCAGGTGAAATACCAtaaaatctaattctttccattATGTTATTTCTAATCAAGTTGtttaattcattttgatcattgatATGactaaattcatcattatcataaaTCGATAATGagattcttttcttttctatcatATTTGTAGGGTATTGATAATTTTCAATCATCCATTCATTATTTAATCTAAAAGGCTCATATGGATTTAAAGGTAATCTCTCTGAATGTGGATATTCATAGATAAaactcttctttccttcttcaccaatgTTACAATGTAGCCGATTTCCACCTAACTCGACTGTCTTTAGATTAGGATATACATCGAAAAATTCTAACCATTTAGCAGGATCACAAACATGTTCATAATTCAATTCTAATGAAAGTACTGTTATAGCTTCACGATATATAGCTCTTCTTTCCTATTTAATAATCCAACTATGCAAATCAGCAAAACCTCAAACAACCCTTTCGAGCATTTAGTGATCACACTTGATTTACATCGATTGAGAAGTTTCTCAACTAAAAATCTAATTCGATGGGAAAACTCTTTTCTAATCACAGCTATAAAGAATGAACGCGATACTAAAGCTAATTCCGTAAGAAAATTCCTTGAAAAGAGCCAATCTAGATTCAGACTATCAATAATAGCTTCTTGTAGTATAGGTATTGACCATACTCTCTCCCCAGCGGATGACAGCCTGATACTCTGCGCAGGCATGTCTATTGTAAGAAGTATAAGTTAAGTTCTGACGTTGATTAACTCGGTCAAAGTTCAAGGACACATATTCGACGCGACCAGTTAAGATAACGAGACCGACGTCATGGATGATGCGGCAGTGTCCGGTCATGAGTGTCATCTGAAATTATTCTCGTGAGAAAAGTGGTAGAATTTTTGAAAACACAAGAATGAACGTTGTGATAGTTTctttgtatatgtatacatatatatcctATGCATCTAATTAGCTTGTAACATCAACCCTACTCGCAGAAGATTTCTGCTATAATCGTCAGAGAGTATCAAGGGAAAAAGTATCCCAAATTGTTAGGACTTCTTCGACGCCTCCTTCTCCAGAGAAACTTCCAACCTTTCGCTCAACTTTTCCAAAATTCCTGTCCAGAAAGCCTTATTCAACCCTTTCGAGAATTCTGCGCGTTTTACACTCCCAAATTCGTCTCTGGCATATAATGCTTCTATCTCTAAGGGCAAGGATTTATTTTTCATACTTGATTGTATAAAACAAATACTCGATTGAATATCACTGAAAAGAGTATTGAACGTCAAATGATAGAGTAATTTTCCTACTTGACACACGTATTGCCTTTcatgttgaagttgaagtggaGACAACATTGTATTAGGTGGATATAATAGGCGAAGCTTGAAGAAACAAAGCGATCGTAGAGGGTTAACATCAGATCTTCGCTGGAGTATAGTTGGAATTTCCTCCGGACCATCACCTCGCGATTCTAATGTGAAATGTGACACTGGTTGTCTTTTACAGATCAGATGAAGGTGTGTTAGCTTCTCCAAGTCATTCCACTTTATTGTTCTATATAAATCTTCAAACGTAACTGTTACATCATTATATACTTTCGGTGCGATGTATATTACTAAGAATTCTAAATACTGTCGAGATATATATAAGAGATCAGGTAGAGTTGGATCACAAGCTATCAAAGCCAATGTAGGCGGTAATTGAAGGGATTCTTCGAGTAGATTTCGATAAATGTCGTATACCATCTTGCAAGTACTGTGTAATCTTGTCGAAATGACTGAAAAACTGGATGGTACGGTCCCAAACATCTTGAACCTTTCCACTATGTTACTTTTTATTATACTCTGCATTTCGctaattgattgaatatgTTCATAGTTATGCGTTGTAACAAATGATCGGATGTTCGCTGTTACTTCCCAAGATTTTGGGACACCCAATCGTTTCTTTAATGGTTCTTTAGGGTCCAAAGGTAGAGTATCTGCAAGGTCATATGAAAGATGGAGCTTCGATTTTCCTTTCTTGTCTATTGTCCGTTTGACTTGATCATGTTCACTTATTATTTCATCTACACATGGAAACTGTTTGAAGAGTCTGGGCCAACGAGCTAGATGAGGAACATCCTTTTCACCATCAGCGAAAATCAATTTCCTTATTGCATGACGAtaaattgtttttctttcctGTGATGAACATCGATCAAATCAGTAAGAAGAAGTCTTGAAGTTTTCAATGATAATTATATGTTCTATAAATGCTTACTCTGGATTTACAAGTGACGAATAAACGATCAATTACTTTTTTCTCTGATATCCTATATTTTCTCCTAATCATATATTCAAAAGATAGTTGAGAGACCAGTGCAATTTTAGGGACATTTTCAGAGGGTATCGCTGACAGAATAGACTCTCGTAAAGGAGCGATTGACCATACTCTTTCAGCTGCTGATATTGTTTGACTCATTTGGATGGGTGATGAATCAGATGGAGAAAgatgtaaaaggtaaaagcAAGATAATGGTCTCAAAAGTTGAATGCAGTTTAAATAGCTTTATATCATGGTCAAAGCGCTGACTTGTTCGGTAATTACATAAGCGGCAACTTCCGTTAAGTAGTTACAATGATTTACGTAAGGCTACTCTCATCATGAATTGGAGAATGATAGATTATTCATCAGCAGATACTATGATGTCCTGTATGGAAAATCTATTACAAGTGCTGAATATCCAATTGCTAAGATCATTATATCGTAGCAGTCACGAGAGAAATCAAGTACAACAAcgtgtatatatattcatgtGGATCTCATTTTGAAATCTAGCCATATTATTCAAGCATTACCTTCCATCCGCTCTATTATTCTTTCTAAAAAAGCCTTGTTCAGTTCTGAGCTAAATATTGCTGTCTCTAAGACATGAGGTTGgtcttctttttcatataaaGCAGCAATTCGGATcttatcttgttcatcaaattcatccatGATTTTCTGACCATGATTAGCATATCTACTTAAACGTAACAGATTAAAGACGACATCTCCAATTATTCTAACATACTGCTTTTCATGCTCTAAttgtattgatgataattgtgTATCCGGTGGATATATCAGTTCTAGGTTGAATTTGTCCAGACTACTAGAGGAACATTTCGTATTTTTGAAATTACCGAATTCCGTTCGAAgtagttcttcttcttcttcagagtCATTGTCGTAAATttgtatttcatcttcagataatgGATCTCTTCTACATCCCAATATACAATCTTTTATACCTGTCAATTCTTCCCATTTGATTAATTTAAATAAATATTCGAAAGTGATTTCGGTATATTTATAATTCAATGATTCCACTATCAATATGTGTAAatttttacctataaaaTTGACCAAGTTAGGTAAACTTGAATCGCAAGAATTCAGATTCAAGTTGAAATATTTGGCTGGTTGTATACCTTTTTCCACTGATAAATAATTTAGAGCTTCAAATATCGTTGTATTTGATATGTATGAGATATTTACTGTGAAATATATTGGTGATTCTCCATAAAATTCTATTCTTTTAATTAAACAATCTTTGACagttttttcaatttcgGCTATAGTAAGGAGATGTTTGAAATTTTCATAAGAGATCTCTAAATGATAATGTCTTTTCACAATAACTTGTTTAGGTATACCAACTTTTTTCTTGAAAGGCTCTTTAGGATTTAATGTTAAGGTATCCTTATAAATATATCTATATGTATACTGTTCAATTCCATTTGCCAAGGTTTCCCGGTCAAGTCCATCTCTATCAGAGAGGATCTTAActaaatttggatataatTTATATAACTTTAACCAACGCGCTGGATATGGTGAATCTTTATCGCTCTTAAAGAATATCAAATCCCTAATTGaatttttgtatatttctGATCTTTcctatcaaattcaaaatcagtACATGAACATAAAAATAGAGACCTAAGGCAAGAATTAAGATATTATTACCTCTATctatactcacttttgacTTGCAATCGCTTAGAAGCATCTCTATAGAACGTTTACCCGATATGTATCTCCACGATCTGACTACAGGCTCGAAAAATGCTTTCGATACAACCAATAGATTTGAACGACGTCTTTCAGGTACATTGTTGATAATCACATCACGTATTGCAGGTATCGACCATATCCTTTCACCTGCTGATGGCGCTGAAGTCGTTGTCATATTCGCTAGATCAGAATTTATTCATGTTGAAAACGTAAATACAGATGAAACGCTGAAATCATCCAGTAAGTCTATGCTAGTAGTATCAACCGTGAATCCGGCACACTCCGCAGATGCAAGCATTTAAgcgatatatatatcataccTCATTTAATTCAAACATTACTGGGGTCATTAGCATCGTTAATATATTTATAACAATGGTAGgtattgtatttgattgacATCCCATTCAGtcattcttcaacaactgCGGAGGAAATCATGCTACTGAGCAAAGTTGATCGAAATATCTTGCTTATCGCTCAAGTCATACATTAACCAAAAATACCCActtcatctacggccatagaaggtataaagcaccgcctctcgtctgATCGGCGCAGTTTAAGTTAtctatcgctcggttagtaccaaggtgggggaccacttgggaatcccgggtgctgtagtttttggATTCTGCtctctcttttcaattcatgtGTTGGAAGCTGGATGGATGGAGGACTAtcgagaagaaagagatcgAAGTGGTGGTCATGGGAATGGAGAAGAACATTCGAAAGCGACATAAAGGGATCTGGATTTTGTCAAACAAGTCGTCATCATATACATACGATATGAAGacatatatacatttatGTAAAGGATACTAGATACCTTGGACATAGAGAAGTTTTTTGTGCAAACTATATAAATAATTGAAATAGCAACAATGtttttttgtatttatcGATGAGCAGGAACTATGCGAGGCATGCGCATGTAAAGCAAAATGGAATGATGAGGAGCCGCAAAGGAAAGGAGGGTGAATGCGATGAAAATGCTTGGTGACCTTGATATACAATGTTGAGATTCTGAAATGAGACAAAACAAGTGATCCTGAAGAAAACAACTAAAACCCGGGGCAAGCAGAGCGAAAAGTGTGATATCTTGTGAATAGATGgtaatttatctatatctgtAAAGCTGGCATTCCGtttccattttcaattggttgttgatattgtacCTGTAATTGAGGTTGAGAATTGGTAGGCTGAGAGCTCTGAGCTTTAcgtttcttcctcttttccttcCTACTATTATTATTCGTTTGTTGATGACCAGTTGGACCAAGTACAGGTGAAATCAATAATCTACCTCCCATGGGTCCAACTAAAGTATCTTCGAGTTgactaccaccacctaaaccttgaCTACCAAGATGATTATTCCCATTCGGTGTAGCTTGTATCTGATTGTTGTTATCTAATATACCACTTGAACCGAAATTCCTTCTTAAATAAGTTGACACACCAACTCTGTCAAATCTAAGCATATGTCTAAGATGTTCAGCATCTTGATCATGGTGTTCGTTTTGAtgttcttctaattcatgCATCAAAACTGAAGTTTCTAACATATCTTCTAAAGAGAAAGCTTCATCGGAATCAGTTGGCGTAGTTTCCCTATCTTGTGGATCACATAGTGCTTCTGCAGCTCTTCGAGCAGCTATATATCTTGGATGTCCAGGAATGGAAGAGTATCTTGCTTTTTTGCTCAAACTAAACATATTCTGCGTAGCTCCAGGTGAGAATGGATCATTCGTTGTAGTAGAATTTTTGCGTTTCCTCTCCTCTTGAGATCTCTTACTGGAAGCGACTGAAGCAACATCTCTGTCGCGACGAGACCTACGTCGATGAGTGAAGGGTGACTTGGTATCACCTCCTGTACCATCAATTACAGCGTGTTGAGCAGGATCGTCGGTGGTGGGGTGGAAAGTGCCCATAACGGGACCTTGTGGAGCTGGAGTTTGAAGTAGAGCAGCTGTAGTAGGACCGAGAACCGGTCCAGcagatgatgttgttgataaagCAGGAGTGTGCACGTCGAGACCGGTTGGATCGGTTATCATGATTGCGGGTCCAGCATCTAATAAAGGCATCTCCGCATGCTCCACCGCCATCCTTAACACAGCTTCTGCCATTTGAGCTTCcatcaattcattcaaaGCCGGACTATCTAATTCTGgcatatcttcttcagccaTAGAATCGGTAGTATCACCTCCGTTGTCTTCGTCACTCATACCCGACCAATATGAGTCTTCATCTGTTTCAAATTCCCCAACATCCGCATCTGGGTCTATGAAGAGAGCAGGTTGATCTGTTCCAGAAATTGTAGTACTACCACTAACAGAACCAGCTTTTTGGGATCCTTTTTCACCTCGATGTCGAGAGCGGGATCTTTCGTGTCGGGGTTGAACAAGCACAAATTGACCATCCCAATTCTCCATAAGAACAAGGCCAGGATCAGCACCATCGACATTGTCGGTTTCTTCGTTGATTGGGAAAAGGGAAGCGCTGGGTATGGGGAAGCC encodes:
- a CDS encoding D-tyrosyl-tRNA(Tyr) deacylase → MKAVIQKVFSANNVVDGQTVSSIGKGLLVLVGIGREDEEADRAAIIKKILNIKLFEEEDGSLWKKSVQEIDGEVLCVSQFTLYAGFNKGAKPEFRTAMTPADSKVFFDAFLEEIKAAYKPDKIQQNIFGSTGTVSLVNDGPTTILLDSTDMGKKSKSNSASASASGTSTPAVVDPEAIAQKKLQVLAAKAKKKAEWEAKKESIKAGQIDQTEVKQDEALVKIANQLKLEDESKQ